A portion of the Tenacibaculum todarodis genome contains these proteins:
- a CDS encoding dihydrodipicolinate synthase family protein — protein MKKTNRTDWRHTVMPAVFTWLKEVKPGILEIDFDATKKHAANILKVQGKGGSRMGGLVGSGTLGENSYLTSEQRLALLKALSEVAKEYSVPLISGAAAETKEELAKIVEDLATIGVDSVMVMPPKTTTVPSDEEMFAYYELAEITARGAGVTIMPYNNPDAAGYHALSTNLLRRISVLPNVTALKISTIDVSIIETLMLENNDLKVLAGVDTVTVHAGLAGACGGITGVGCIFPKASVTMQEYVVNGEWAKANQISRAMNSISYLDAQPLLMEYLKYAFAIHHNDTDGGLRTFGNKLTQQQIDDVKARYILAKERLEALDLI, from the coding sequence ATGAAAAAAACAAATAGAACAGATTGGAGACATACAGTTATGCCAGCTGTGTTTACATGGCTAAAAGAAGTAAAACCTGGTATCCTTGAAATTGACTTTGATGCAACAAAAAAACACGCTGCAAATATTTTAAAAGTTCAGGGAAAAGGTGGAAGCAGAATGGGAGGACTTGTCGGTTCTGGCACTTTGGGTGAGAATAGTTACCTAACTTCCGAACAACGGCTTGCTCTACTTAAAGCCCTTTCTGAAGTTGCTAAAGAATACAGTGTACCGTTAATTAGCGGAGCTGCAGCAGAAACTAAAGAAGAGCTTGCTAAAATCGTAGAAGACCTTGCAACTATTGGGGTGGATTCTGTTATGGTTATGCCGCCAAAAACCACAACAGTTCCATCTGATGAAGAGATGTTTGCGTATTATGAGCTTGCTGAAATAACTGCAAGAGGTGCAGGTGTAACTATTATGCCTTATAATAATCCCGACGCAGCAGGATATCATGCACTTTCAACAAATCTTCTTAGAAGAATTTCTGTGCTGCCTAATGTAACTGCTCTTAAAATATCGACTATAGATGTTTCCATTATTGAAACATTGATGCTAGAGAACAACGATTTAAAAGTTTTGGCAGGGGTTGATACTGTAACTGTACATGCAGGACTTGCTGGAGCATGTGGTGGAATTACAGGTGTAGGTTGTATCTTTCCAAAAGCTAGTGTTACTATGCAAGAGTATGTGGTAAACGGTGAATGGGCGAAAGCCAATCAAATATCTCGAGCTATGAATTCTATTTCATACCTAGATGCGCAGCCGCTACTTATGGAATATCTTAAATATGCTTTTGCAATTCATCATAATGATACTGACGGAGGGCTTCGTACCTTTGGTAATAAATTAACGCAACAACAAATTGATGATGTCAAAGCAAGATATATTCTAGCAAAAGAAAGACTTGAAGCTCTAGATCTAATATAG
- a CDS encoding aldehyde dehydrogenase (NADP(+)), with translation MNTAGTHVTGKNYIGNQLSAKGKKTYTTFNPQTNTENTNVFTEATQDEINQATDLAADAFQVYSKKSGKEKAGFLRAIAEEIENLGDELLTVYASESGLPAGRAIGERGRTLGQLRAFANHVEEGSWLEATIDTAQPERQPMPKGDLRKMNIGLGPIVVFGASNFPLAFSTAGGDTAAALAAGCPVLVKSHPMHAGTGEMVASAIIKAAEKTGMPNGVFSNLNSSGIEVGQALVKNPNVKGVGFTGSIRGGRALYDLAATRPEPIPVFAEMGSINPVVFLPEALNKEADAWAKTYAGSITLGAGQFCTNPGLLLGIKGEGLNTFAQTLAEEIVKIEPSCMLHPNIVGAYKSNKEKALAQKGVEVLANYDGTPKANYGRQIVSKVSGKTFLENPTLHHEVFGPFSLLVESDNEAQIEQILNKLEGQLTGTIVATDKEIAANPNIVSALQNRVGRIIFNGVPTGVEVCPSMLHGGPYPASTDSRFTAVGVDSIKRWVRPFSFQSWPNNLLPNELKNENPLNILRHVDGVKTTDKI, from the coding sequence ATGAATACAGCTGGAACACACGTTACAGGAAAAAATTACATAGGCAATCAATTATCTGCCAAAGGAAAAAAAACGTACACAACTTTTAATCCGCAAACAAACACAGAGAATACGAATGTTTTTACTGAAGCTACTCAAGATGAAATCAATCAAGCAACAGATTTAGCAGCAGATGCATTTCAAGTGTACTCTAAAAAATCTGGAAAAGAAAAAGCAGGTTTTTTAAGAGCAATAGCTGAAGAAATTGAAAACCTAGGAGACGAGTTACTTACTGTATATGCTTCAGAATCTGGCTTACCAGCTGGAAGAGCAATAGGAGAAAGAGGAAGAACGCTTGGGCAATTAAGAGCTTTTGCAAATCATGTAGAAGAAGGTTCTTGGCTAGAAGCAACAATTGATACAGCACAACCAGAAAGACAACCAATGCCAAAAGGAGATTTACGTAAAATGAATATTGGTTTAGGACCAATAGTTGTTTTTGGAGCATCCAATTTTCCGTTAGCATTTTCAACAGCTGGAGGAGACACAGCAGCAGCTTTAGCAGCTGGATGTCCTGTACTTGTAAAATCGCATCCAATGCATGCAGGAACAGGAGAAATGGTAGCTTCTGCAATAATTAAAGCAGCAGAAAAAACAGGAATGCCAAATGGTGTATTCTCTAATTTAAATTCTAGCGGAATTGAAGTAGGACAAGCATTAGTGAAAAATCCAAATGTAAAAGGAGTAGGATTTACAGGAAGTATTCGTGGAGGTAGAGCTTTATATGATTTGGCAGCTACAAGACCAGAACCAATACCAGTTTTTGCAGAAATGGGAAGTATAAATCCAGTAGTGTTTTTACCAGAAGCTTTAAATAAAGAAGCAGATGCTTGGGCAAAAACATATGCAGGTTCTATTACTTTAGGAGCTGGACAATTTTGTACAAATCCAGGATTGTTATTAGGAATTAAAGGAGAAGGATTAAATACATTTGCACAAACATTAGCAGAAGAAATTGTAAAAATTGAACCTTCATGCATGCTGCATCCAAATATCGTTGGTGCTTACAAGAGTAATAAAGAAAAAGCGCTTGCACAAAAAGGTGTAGAAGTTTTAGCAAATTATGATGGAACACCAAAGGCTAACTATGGTCGCCAAATAGTATCTAAAGTTTCCGGTAAAACATTTTTAGAAAATCCAACATTACATCACGAAGTATTTGGCCCATTTTCTTTATTAGTAGAAAGTGATAATGAAGCGCAAATAGAACAAATTTTAAATAAATTAGAAGGACAATTAACAGGAACAATTGTAGCAACAGATAAAGAAATTGCTGCAAACCCAAATATTGTTTCTGCATTGCAAAATAGAGTTGGACGTATTATTTTTAATGGCGTTCCAACAGGAGTTGAGGTTTGTCCTTCCATGTTACATGGTGGGCCATATCCAGCTTCAACAGATTCTCGCTTTACAGCAGTTGGTGTAGATTCTATAAAACGATGGGTAAGACCATTTAGTTTTCAATCTTGGCCAAATAATTTATTACCAAACGAACTTAAAAATGAAAACCCATTAAACATTTTAAGACATGTAGATGGTGTAAAAACAACTGATAAAATATAA
- a CDS encoding MmcQ/YjbR family DNA-binding protein produces the protein MHIEQLRDYCIAKKGVTEHFPFDDVTLVFKVMNKMFLLTGLTSWEKGDAKMNVKCDPDWAVELRGEYESVHPGYHMNKKHWNTVHLNADVSDTFAFELIDHSYDLIVRSLTKKLKEEFNNL, from the coding sequence ATGCACATAGAACAACTAAGAGATTATTGTATTGCTAAAAAAGGAGTGACAGAACATTTTCCTTTTGATGATGTTACATTGGTTTTTAAAGTAATGAATAAAATGTTTTTACTCACAGGTTTAACTTCTTGGGAAAAAGGTGACGCAAAAATGAATGTAAAATGCGATCCTGATTGGGCAGTAGAACTTCGTGGTGAATATGAAAGTGTACATCCAGGTTATCACATGAATAAAAAACACTGGAATACTGTTCATTTAAATGCTGATGTTTCAGATACTTTTGCTTTTGAATTGATAGATCATTCTTATGATTTAATAGTTAGAAGTTTGACTAAGAAGTTAAAGGAAGAGTTCAATAATCTTTAG
- a CDS encoding NAD(P)/FAD-dependent oxidoreductase, producing the protein MKHCIVIGGGIIGLCSAYYLQKEGHQVTVIDKSNFSSGASYVNAGYITPSHFIPLAAPGMINKGIKWMFNSSSPFYIKPRLNSDFLKWTWAFKKSATASKVEKAIPVIKDINILSRDLYEDIKASKDFNFHYERKGLLMCYKSDKVGEEEWEIGKRGITEGLGVKNLTKKEVAILEPNANLNIKGAIYYDSDAHMTPSDFMSEMLNYLKVRGVIFYANEEVKDLEILNGSISKIITNNQELEADEVVLAAGSWSPLLTKKLGLQIPIQAGKGYRININRETGISIPAILCEAKVAVTPMQGFTRFAGTMEIAEINHKINLTRVEAIANAAKSFYNNLDILEVEKALADCGLRPCSPDGLPYIGKSSKCNNLTIATGHAMMGWSLGPATGKLVSEIISDKKTSLNLHAFHPDRRF; encoded by the coding sequence ATGAAACATTGTATAGTTATTGGAGGCGGAATTATAGGTTTATGTTCTGCATATTATCTGCAAAAAGAAGGACATCAAGTAACAGTTATAGATAAATCTAATTTTTCAAGTGGTGCATCTTATGTAAATGCTGGTTATATAACACCAAGTCATTTTATTCCGTTGGCAGCTCCAGGAATGATAAATAAAGGAATTAAATGGATGTTTAATTCGTCAAGTCCTTTTTATATAAAGCCTCGTTTAAATTCCGATTTTTTAAAATGGACTTGGGCTTTTAAAAAGTCTGCTACAGCTTCTAAAGTAGAAAAAGCAATTCCTGTAATTAAAGATATAAATATTTTAAGTCGTGATTTATACGAAGATATAAAAGCATCCAAAGATTTTAATTTTCATTATGAACGCAAAGGCTTACTCATGTGTTACAAATCTGATAAAGTTGGAGAAGAAGAATGGGAAATTGGTAAGCGAGGAATTACAGAAGGTTTAGGAGTAAAAAACTTAACCAAAAAAGAAGTAGCTATTTTAGAGCCTAATGCAAACCTAAATATTAAAGGAGCAATTTATTATGATAGTGATGCTCACATGACTCCATCAGATTTTATGTCTGAAATGTTAAATTATTTAAAAGTAAGAGGTGTTATTTTTTATGCTAATGAAGAGGTTAAAGATTTGGAGATTTTAAACGGAAGCATTTCCAAAATCATAACAAATAATCAAGAACTAGAAGCAGATGAAGTTGTTTTAGCTGCAGGAAGTTGGAGCCCTTTACTTACTAAGAAACTAGGATTACAAATTCCAATTCAAGCAGGAAAAGGATACAGAATTAATATAAACAGAGAAACAGGAATTTCTATTCCTGCAATTTTATGCGAAGCCAAAGTAGCTGTTACACCAATGCAAGGTTTTACACGTTTTGCTGGTACTATGGAAATTGCCGAAATTAATCATAAAATCAATCTAACTAGAGTAGAGGCTATTGCTAATGCAGCAAAAAGTTTTTATAATAATTTAGATATTTTGGAAGTAGAGAAGGCTTTAGCAGACTGTGGTTTGCGTCCTTGTTCACCTGATGGTTTACCATATATTGGAAAATCTTCCAAGTGTAATAATTTAACAATTGCAACAGGACATGCAATGATGGGTTGGAGTTTAGGACCTGCAACTGGGAAGTTAGTTTCCGAAATTATCTCAGATAAAAAAACTTCGCTAAATTTACATGCATTTCATCCAGATAGAAGATTTTAA
- the rpsO gene encoding 30S ribosomal protein S15: protein MYLTKEVKEGLFEKHGKGKTDTGTSEGQIALFTFRINHLTEHLKQNRKDYNTERSLVRLVGKRRSLLDYLKKTEINRYRAIIKELGIRK from the coding sequence ATGTATTTAACAAAAGAAGTAAAAGAAGGTCTTTTTGAAAAGCACGGTAAAGGTAAAACTGATACTGGAACATCTGAAGGACAAATTGCATTATTCACATTTAGAATTAATCACTTAACTGAGCACTTAAAGCAAAATCGTAAAGATTACAATACTGAGCGTTCATTAGTAAGATTAGTAGGTAAGCGTAGAAGTTTATTAGATTATCTAAAGAAAACAGAAATCAATAGATATCGTGCAATTATTAAAGAATTAGGAATTAGAAAATAA
- a CDS encoding four helix bundle protein, producing the protein MSKTEFVELLKKRTKQLALDVILLYDNIKKTDSTRVIGRQLIRSVTSVAANYRAACIARSQREFFSKMSIVVEEADETLFWLEMLKDAGFVSNEKIEPLMDEALQILKIVSKARKSAGNN; encoded by the coding sequence ATGAGTAAAACAGAATTTGTAGAATTATTAAAAAAAAGGACAAAACAGCTAGCTTTAGATGTTATTCTGTTATATGATAATATTAAAAAAACAGATTCTACAAGAGTTATTGGGCGACAATTAATCCGTTCAGTGACATCTGTTGCTGCAAATTACAGAGCCGCATGTATAGCTCGTTCTCAAAGAGAGTTTTTTTCAAAAATGTCAATAGTAGTTGAAGAAGCTGATGAAACATTGTTTTGGTTAGAAATGTTAAAAGATGCTGGTTTTGTTTCAAATGAAAAAATAGAACCTTTAATGGATGAAGCATTACAAATTCTTAAAATAGTATCAAAAGCTAGAAAAAGTGCTGGTAACAATTAA
- a CDS encoding 4-hydroxyproline epimerase, translated as MKKTFVCIDAHTCGNPVRVIKSGGPNLIGNTMSEKRQHFLKEYDWIRKGLMFEPRGHDMMSGSILFPPHNPENDFAILFIETSGCLPMCGHGTIGTITIAIEEGLITPKIPGKIKMEAPAGLVEIAYQQTGEKVDWVKLTNVKSYLAAQNLTIECPELGEITFDVAYGGNYYAIVDPQKNFSGVHDFTASKIIQYSQIVRDRINEKYPNLFVHPENETIRDVTHMLWTGNPIDPTSSGRNAVFYGDKAIDRSPCGTGTSARLAQLYAKGKLQVGEPFIHESFIGSKFIGRVEKETLLDGKKAIIPSIQGWAKIFGHNTITIDDVDDPYAFGFQVI; from the coding sequence ATGAAAAAAACCTTTGTTTGTATTGATGCACACACTTGCGGAAATCCTGTGCGAGTTATAAAAAGTGGTGGACCAAATTTAATTGGAAATACCATGAGTGAGAAACGTCAACATTTTTTAAAAGAATACGATTGGATTCGTAAAGGACTAATGTTTGAACCTCGAGGACATGATATGATGAGCGGAAGTATTCTGTTTCCTCCACATAATCCGGAAAATGATTTTGCTATTCTGTTTATAGAAACTTCTGGTTGTTTACCAATGTGTGGACATGGAACCATTGGAACAATTACCATAGCAATTGAAGAGGGTTTGATAACACCAAAAATTCCTGGAAAAATTAAAATGGAAGCTCCAGCTGGTTTGGTAGAAATTGCATATCAGCAAACTGGAGAAAAAGTAGATTGGGTAAAATTAACGAATGTAAAAAGTTATCTAGCGGCTCAAAATTTAACGATAGAATGTCCAGAATTAGGAGAAATTACTTTTGATGTTGCCTATGGCGGAAATTATTATGCCATTGTAGATCCACAGAAAAACTTTTCTGGAGTTCATGATTTTACAGCTTCCAAAATTATTCAATATTCGCAAATTGTTCGCGACAGAATAAATGAAAAATATCCAAATCTATTTGTGCATCCAGAAAACGAAACCATTAGAGATGTTACGCACATGTTATGGACTGGAAATCCAATAGATCCAACTTCCTCAGGAAGAAATGCTGTTTTTTATGGAGATAAAGCAATAGATAGAAGTCCTTGCGGAACAGGAACTTCGGCACGTTTAGCACAATTGTATGCTAAAGGAAAACTGCAAGTTGGTGAGCCTTTTATTCACGAAAGTTTTATAGGAAGCAAGTTTATTGGTCGTGTAGAAAAAGAAACCCTTTTAGATGGAAAAAAAGCCATAATACCAAGTATTCAAGGTTGGGCAAAAATTTTTGGGCACAATACCATTACAATAGATGATGTAGATGATCCTTATGCGTTTGGTTTTCAGGTGATTTGA
- a CDS encoding DUF4230 domain-containing protein has protein sequence MELLFLGLIGGAIISYFIFLRFSFSKKRNLTEKQSVILLDKIKRVLKLITVQGEFSEIYHHENTKEKWMGMFTSKKKALILINAKAHIGFDFKKMKMVADSKRKTITVTDFPQPEVLSLEPDLRYYDMQNGMLNKFDASDLTALNKEAKEHILDKIPESNLMETASKEALEAIHLMENLVETIGWSLDYSQLELPMSAQKKLKE, from the coding sequence ATGGAATTACTTTTTCTCGGATTAATTGGCGGAGCCATTATTTCTTATTTTATTTTTCTTCGATTTTCGTTTTCTAAAAAACGTAATTTAACTGAAAAACAATCGGTTATATTGTTAGATAAAATAAAAAGAGTGCTAAAACTGATAACTGTTCAAGGTGAATTCTCTGAAATTTATCATCATGAAAACACCAAAGAAAAATGGATGGGAATGTTTACCAGCAAAAAGAAAGCACTTATCTTAATAAATGCAAAAGCACATATTGGTTTCGATTTTAAAAAGATGAAAATGGTTGCCGATAGTAAACGTAAAACAATAACAGTTACAGATTTTCCGCAACCAGAAGTATTATCATTAGAACCAGATTTACGTTATTATGATATGCAAAACGGCATGTTAAATAAGTTTGATGCATCAGATTTAACCGCTTTAAACAAAGAAGCAAAAGAGCATATTTTAGACAAAATACCAGAGAGTAATTTAATGGAAACGGCAAGTAAAGAAGCTCTTGAGGCAATTCATTTAATGGAAAATTTAGTAGAAACTATTGGCTGGTCTTTAGATTATTCTCAATTAGAGTTACCGATGTCTGCACAGAAGAAATTGAAAGAATAG
- a CDS encoding aminopeptidase P N-terminal domain-containing protein, producing the protein MRYQPIPNTLFQKNRNNFSSKMEPNTIAILTSNDVKHNNADDVMGFTQNNDLFYLSGIDQEETILVLYPDAHKKENKSILFVKETSEQIKIWDGEKLTKEQATQVSGISRVEWIHDFEMLLQYMAFEADGFYLGHNEYLKRATKDQETQQDRMIQWCKKKYPLHNYHRAAKITRDLRPIKSEVEIAQMQKAADISVVSFKRVLKTCKPNINEYELEAELAYNLIKSGATRHAFKPIVASGKNACALHYNTNDAVCKDGEMILMDFGVCYANYNSDTTRCFPVNGKFSKRQKEVYSAVLHCLKEGSKLLKPGVLPADYELEMANLVETELIKLGLLDADAVANQDPEKPLYKKYFMHGTAHHIGLDVHDVGLYSRPLEIGMVLTCEPGIYIPEEEIGCRLENDYVITENGNSNLTEAMPIEIEDIEALMNNKK; encoded by the coding sequence ATGAGATATCAACCAATTCCGAATACCTTATTCCAAAAAAATAGAAATAATTTCAGTTCTAAAATGGAACCAAATACCATTGCTATTTTAACATCCAATGATGTCAAACATAATAATGCAGATGATGTTATGGGTTTTACACAAAACAATGATTTGTTTTACCTCTCAGGAATAGACCAAGAAGAAACCATTCTTGTTTTATATCCTGATGCACATAAAAAGGAGAATAAGTCTATTCTATTTGTCAAAGAAACTAGTGAACAAATAAAAATTTGGGATGGAGAAAAACTAACCAAAGAGCAAGCAACTCAGGTTTCTGGAATTTCTAGAGTAGAATGGATTCATGATTTTGAAATGCTTTTGCAATACATGGCATTTGAAGCAGACGGATTTTATCTTGGACATAATGAATATTTAAAACGTGCAACTAAAGACCAAGAAACACAACAAGATAGAATGATACAATGGTGTAAAAAAAAATATCCTTTACATAATTATCATCGAGCAGCAAAAATAACTAGAGATTTGCGTCCAATAAAATCGGAAGTAGAAATTGCGCAAATGCAAAAAGCTGCAGATATTAGTGTTGTTAGTTTTAAACGTGTTTTAAAAACCTGTAAACCAAATATAAATGAATATGAGTTAGAAGCAGAATTAGCTTATAATTTAATAAAATCTGGAGCAACAAGACATGCTTTTAAACCTATTGTAGCTTCTGGTAAAAACGCTTGTGCATTGCATTATAATACCAATGATGCTGTTTGTAAAGATGGCGAAATGATACTCATGGATTTTGGTGTTTGTTATGCCAATTATAATAGCGATACTACACGTTGTTTTCCTGTAAATGGAAAATTTAGCAAAAGGCAAAAAGAAGTATATAGCGCTGTTTTACATTGTTTAAAAGAAGGAAGTAAGCTGTTGAAACCTGGAGTACTTCCAGCAGATTACGAGTTAGAAATGGCAAATTTAGTTGAAACAGAATTGATAAAACTTGGTTTGTTAGATGCAGATGCCGTTGCTAACCAAGATCCTGAAAAACCATTGTATAAAAAATATTTTATGCATGGTACAGCACATCATATTGGATTAGATGTGCATGATGTTGGATTGTATTCTCGTCCATTAGAAATAGGAATGGTACTTACTTGCGAACCCGGAATTTATATTCCAGAAGAAGAAATTGGTTGCAGGTTAGAAAACGACTATGTAATTACAGAAAACGGAAATAGCAATTTAACAGAAGCAATGCCAATAGAAATAGAAGACATTGAGGCTTTAATGAATAATAAAAAATAG
- a CDS encoding AraC family transcriptional regulator produces MKVLPFEIPKTKNLGLIYQEDKEELFYDKLHQHEEIQLCYIVKGEGTLIIGDTINDYKSGDVLVIGSNLPHVFKSDTSTIDASFMISLFFTKNSFGKNFFALDDFKELKPFFKKSRTGFKLLSNQQKVQKQFLSLQTASNLERFIGFFEIIKLIKKSKTQALAEFVYPKKYTDNEGKRMRNVMDYTIHHYYKNIGLDEIANKANMTPNAFCRYFKQRTNKTYFSFLNELRVENACKLLVGNKGLSVSEIAYQCGFKNLSNFNRKFKEVKKITPSKYRKN; encoded by the coding sequence ATGAAAGTTTTACCATTTGAAATACCAAAAACAAAAAACTTAGGACTGATTTATCAAGAAGATAAAGAAGAACTTTTTTATGATAAATTGCATCAACATGAAGAGATACAATTGTGTTATATCGTTAAAGGTGAAGGAACTTTAATTATTGGAGACACTATTAACGATTATAAATCTGGAGATGTTTTGGTTATTGGTAGTAATTTACCTCATGTATTTAAAAGCGACACTTCTACTATAGACGCATCTTTTATGATTTCTTTATTTTTCACAAAAAACTCTTTTGGAAAAAACTTTTTTGCTTTGGATGACTTTAAAGAATTAAAACCCTTCTTTAAAAAATCTCGCACTGGTTTTAAGTTATTATCCAATCAACAAAAAGTACAAAAACAGTTTTTAAGTTTACAAACAGCTTCTAATTTAGAACGTTTTATTGGTTTTTTTGAAATTATTAAGTTGATAAAAAAATCTAAAACGCAAGCTTTGGCTGAGTTTGTCTATCCTAAAAAATATACGGATAACGAAGGAAAACGAATGCGAAATGTTATGGATTACACCATACATCATTACTATAAAAATATTGGTTTGGATGAGATTGCTAACAAAGCAAATATGACTCCGAATGCTTTTTGTAGGTATTTTAAACAACGTACTAACAAAACGTATTTTTCTTTTTTAAACGAACTAAGAGTTGAAAATGCTTGTAAATTATTGGTAGGAAATAAAGGCTTATCTGTAAGTGAAATTGCGTATCAATGTGGGTTTAAAAACTTATCTAATTTTAATAGAAAGTTTAAAGAAGTTAAGAAAATTACGCCTTCAAAATATCGAAAAAACTAA